Part of the Montipora foliosa isolate CH-2021 chromosome 13, ASM3666993v2, whole genome shotgun sequence genome is shown below.
TTCAGCCTAATCGAAAATTTTTGCCAGagagtctgattggatgtttAGTGATGGTTTTAGATCCTTAATATACATCTCATTTACCAAACAGTCACGTTTTGATACGCATCGCTTGACCACAGTGAAATCTCCTCGAAGCTGTTTAGACTGTTGTGACAGTTCTTGTAGTGCGTTCCAACGGCAGTAGTTTTGTGTTCATCTACCCTCTGGTATAAGTGTCTACATGTGTACCCCACATAACCTGCCCCGGCGCACAGGTCACACCGAAAAAAGTAAACAACATTCTGTCTACTTACAAGTGGGtgtttttcttccttcaaaCCAAAGTTGCTGCCGGGTTTTCTGGTTGTAAACACTGGCTCTATTCGAACCTTGATCTTACTATTTAATTGCCGTAGTTGTTTTTTTGACATTCTCACAGGAAAGCTGTTCTTTGAATGGAAGAGAGAATCTAACGACTTTGTCATCATCTGACTGCTGTAACTTTGTttgttgctgttgctgctgttgttgtagCTGTTGTTATTCTTGTATAACTCTTTGCACAGTCGAATGGAAAAGAGCTATAGGGTACTGCAGTTTTTTAAAGATTTTCTTCAGACGCTCAACTTCCTTGTGAAAGATTTCCCAGCTGCAGGTTGGCGAGATCCATAAACCTCTATAAAGCATAGTATTCAGCAGCCCTTTCTTGTATTTGATGTCCACATGACTTTGAAAGTGTAACAGGAGACCTTTGTCAGGAGGTAAGCTATAGACTTCCGTTTGTAGACTACAgcctatttttgtgatttttataCCCAGAAATGGGAGGCTATTCTCAACTGCTAACTCCATAGTAAATTCCAGGGACGGGTGGGCTTCGTTTAGTACATGGAGAAAGGACTCTGCATCACCGATGTTGTCTACAAAAGCTAGGGAGTCTTCAACATATTGCTTGTTCAAAGATGGGAGTTTGTTAGCTTCATCTAGATTTTCTTCGATGTGACACAAGAAACTATTGGCCATTTCATTGGTGCTGACCAAAGcgtattgtttattagccaatcataatccagaatttcgatgtgtagtTTACACCAGTATTACACTTTTTTTGCACTGCGTTACAAAcaaactgcactgctctcagacaatcagaatcgagcaatttttttatttatattgttaaaaatggaATATGAATATTAAGTAATAACAATTCTGCATTAAAGTGAATCCTATGTGCAATAAAGAATAGGGAAACTGCTAACAACACATTTATTGGCTAAAAACAATAGCAGTATACCAAGTGGGGGTTCTGCGGCGGGTGGAGCTGTGGAGCCCTGAAGCTCCACAACCCTAACCCCAACCCTAACCTTAAACCCTAGCCTTTACCCCTATCGAACGAACTAACCCTTCATCCAAACGGGTTAAAAATTATTAGTTCagtttttgtctctttttctCAAAGATCAACATTGCTGTAAAGTAGTTAAAACGCAATAGCACTATTGTTTTCTATCCACAATGACCTGAAAGTCTGATCGTAACCGTCACACAAGATTGAACAAATACAAAAGAGGTGTAGTGTTATGGAATCACAAAAGTAGCACTAAAGGTTTGTTGTTTAAAGCAAAAGGCGATTTTATTTGCATAGATTCGTTATGTAAGAAAATAGACATTTATGTCAAAGGTTGAAGTGTGGGACGTAGAAAAAGTTTCACTTATTAAGACAAAGTGTAAGCCATCACACATACATTACACAACCATCTCAATAGCGCAAGCGCAAGTGCTGCTACGTGACAATATTTAATAAGTTTAAAAATTGCACCGTAACCAGGATGAGACATGTTGTAAATCTGaaagacgttctctggttaaaaattggttaaaaattataagctttcggctatctatctatagcctttaacgaatgaaatataagaagcacgaattaaaatatatacgaaaaggggtgtAAAAATTCGATGCGGGTGAgaactaaaatatgaataagaatgatctagaaaaaattacaataaaatagagtattgtCTCGGTAACGGTTTAGAATTATTGTCCGCGTTAACAGTTTTAGCGGTATGCCAGGATTCCAAGGTTTTTCTAACACGGTAGTTGCCTTTGTCAATCACGCATGCAttattaaagtcaatagagtggtCATTCTTCCATGCATGGCTGGCAATGTTTGACCCTTTCGCGAAATTTTTTAGGTttctttgatgttcttttttccgcgttaaaaagcatcttccagtttcgccaatgtaactCCACGGACAGTCCGAGCacggaattttgtaaacaacattgcattgttGGTCCAAGGGCTGTCTTGTTTTTGGGGATGGGAATTCTTGCTGAAGGGTTTTAAGTGGTTTGGTGACGACTCGAATTTCATGTTTGCGTAATAATCTCATGAGGGGCTCAGTCAAGCCGCTAATATATGGAAGGCACGCAAATCCATGGGGTGTATTCGAGTCGTCACCAAACCACTTAAAACCCTTCAGCAAGAATTCCCATCCCCAAAAACAAGACAGCCCTTGGACCaacaatgcaatgttgtttacaaaattccgtGCTCGGACTGTCCGTGGagttacattggcgaaactggaagatgctttttaacgcggaaaaaagaacatcaaagaaACCTAAAAAATTTCGCGAAAGGGTCAAACATTGCCAGCCATGCATGGAAGAATGaccactctattgactttaataaTGCATGCGTGATTGACAAAGGCAACTACCGTGTTAGAAAAACCTTGGAATCCTGGCATACCGCTAAAACTGTTAACGCGGACAATAATTCTAAACCGTTACCGAGacaatactctattttattgtaattttttctagatcattcttattcatattttagttcTCACCCGCATCGAATTTTTacaccccttttcgtatatattttaattcgtgcttcttatatttcattcgttaaaggctatagatagatagccgaaagcttataatttttaaccaatttttaaccagagaacgtctttCAGATTTACAATATTTAATAACTTGAACGGGATCGTCACAATTGATTGCACATATACAAACTACACAATGAGCTATGTCCACACGCCTGAACATGCCAAATTGGCGTCACAATGACAACTAGTTTCATCAAGTTAAATTAGTATCATACCAAGATAAATTCAGACACTGGGGGAACATATGTTCATTTCAACGCGAGTGCTGGCTGAGTGTGGAGCAGTAAAGTAGTTTATGAGTAGCATGGCTTTCATCTGTAATATTTGTAAGAAACAGTTCCCCCAGAAGAGAAATCTTGTGCGACATAAGGATTCCATTCACTATGGAAGTTCTTTTACTTGCGAACGGTGTGGCAATGCCTTTAATCCAAAAGATGCATTGAAGCGCCATATGAAGAAACATTCTCAAGAGAAGACCCACCAATGTCAACATTGTTCTCGCAAGTTTTATCGCCATGATAAGTGTTTGGAACACCAGAAAGTATGCGATTTTGAGAAGTTCGAGGAACGCCGAGACTGCGGCAAGCGAAAACATCCCGAAGGAGAAGAAAATGGAGAGCAGAGAGCAAAACAATCCAGAGGGGATGACGCAACGGTCAATGCGACTATGGAGGGGAATGCTGTGCACTCGGGCGAAGATACTGGTTATTCTGAGAATCCTTGCGCTTTGACGACCGCAATGAAAGACTCCCTGAAAACCTTCAAGTTCAAGCCTCGAATTCAAGAGAAACACGACCTCAGGATGTTATTACATGGTAAGAAAAAGTCACTGGCCAATCGCCTAAGCCAAGAACTGAAAACCAAGAGGGGACTCAAGTGGTTCGTCAGTGTTCAAGTTAAGTTGATGAAACCGAAAGTAGATGGTTCTGACGAGATCTCAGAACCTCATTTTCGTAGTCTTTGCATGACAACCTTGAACGATCATGAAATTGAAGAACAACTCGGCGAAGCAAGCCAGAAGATTTTAAGCACTTTCTCAACGTATCAGAAGGAAGGAAGTGGTTGGACGCTATCTGAAATCCTGCACCTTCGTTTGAACGTGGCTCAGTACAAACCATTGAAAGGTTCTAGCTATCTACCTTTACCCAAGAAATTACAGGGTAACAAAGCCATCATTAACATTGAAAACGACGATAACAAGTGTTTCATGTGGAGCGTATTGGCGGCCTTACATCCAATTCCCCGCAAATCTAACCCAGAGCGCATTCATCATTACCGACCCTATGTAGATCAACTGAACGTGGATGGTATCGAATTTTCTGTACCTATCAGTAAGATCCCAAAGTTTGAGAAGCAGAACAAGATTGCCGTCAACTTGTTTGGGTTTGAAGAAGGAGATTTGTTCCCGTATACATCACTAAGGAACGCGAGTTTCCGGTGCATGTCAACTTGCTGTTGTTTTCAAGAGGGGAGAAACGCCATTACTGTTTAATCAGAAATCTCAACCGCCTACTTTCCAACCAAACAAAGCACAAAGCTCAAATGTATTATTGTCCTTATTGTCTACATGGATTTGTTCGGGAGCAGCTACTTGAAGACCACAAGCCATTCTGCAGTCAGCATGGACCTCAGAGGATTGAACTACCAAATGAGGATAACATGTTTCTCCAGTTTAAGGATTTCCAAAAACAGCTACGAGTCCCCTTTGTTATTTACGCTGATTTCGAGAGCCTGGCCACCAAGATTCAGTCCACCTCACCAGATCCTAGCAAATCCTCGACGGAGAAATTTCAGAAACATCGAGCCTGTGGTTTTGCTTACGTAATTGTCTCTCCAAAACCAGAATACTGTAGACCTCTTGTAGTCTATCGCAGAGCAGATGCAGTGGATAAGTTCCTAGAAGCGTTACAACAAGAGGAGGAAAGAATCCATACTCTCGTGAAAGAGATTGTTCCTATGCAGTTGACCCCTTCCGAAAAACAAGAATTTCAACAAGCCACTTATTGTCACATTTGTAGAGAAGAACTTGGTGTTGATCGTGTTCGGGATCACTGCCATCTTACTGGTAAATTCAGAGGGGCGGCCCATAACGCTtgcaatttgaattttcaattCATGGGTCGAATTCCGATCATTCTTCATAATCTCAGAGGATACGACTCCCATCTTATTATGCAAGGCGCGGGAAAGTTCAAGAACAAGACCATCAATTGCATTCCAAACAATATGGAAAAGTATATTTCCTTCTCGATTGGCCACTTGGATTTTCTGGACTCGCCTCAGTTCATGACTTCCTCTTTAGAAAAGCTGGTTTCGAATCTGGCAAAGGAGGGAGACGCTAAATTTCATGTTCTCAAGCGCTACATCGAGGCGAGCAAAGTACCTCTCCTGTTGAGAAAAGGCGTGTATCCATACGATTATATGGACGATATGAGCAAGTTTCAAGGGAGACAACTCCCATCCAAAGAAGCCTTCTTCAGCCAGCTTACTGAAGAGCATATCAGCGATGAAGATTACCAGCATGCACAAATAGTGTTTACAAGCTTTCA
Proteins encoded:
- the LOC137981526 gene encoding uncharacterized protein, encoding MQLTPSEKQEFQQATYCHICREELGVDRVRDHCHLTGKFRGAAHNACNLNFQFMGRIPIILHNLRGYDSHLIMQGAGKFKNKTINCIPNNMEKYISFSIGHLDFLDSPQFMTSSLEKLVSNLAKEGDAKFHVLKRYIEASKVPLLLRKGVYPYDYMDDMSKFQGRQLPSKEAFFSQLTEEHISDEDYQHAQIVFTSFQLQTLGEYHDLYLLSDVLPLADVFENFRSVCLNYYGLEPAHYYTSPGLAWSACLKMTDVELEILLTDPDMYLFVEEGIRGGISMISNRYGKANNPYAPGFDSTQDKNYIMYLDANNLYGWAMSQPLPTHDFFWLTEHEIEELNVMSIPDDGEEGYL